From one Rosa rugosa chromosome 4, drRosRugo1.1, whole genome shotgun sequence genomic stretch:
- the LOC133743611 gene encoding uncharacterized protein LOC133743611 isoform X3, translating to MGSRDAIEPVQKVKEKIDEHDEVEVNKKRHLNVVFIGHVDAGKSTTGGQILFLSGQVDDRTIQKYEKEAKDKSRESWYMAFIMDTNEEERAKGKTIEVGRAHFETETTRFTILDAPGHKSYVPNMISGASQADIGVLVISARKGEFETGYERGGQTREHVQLAKTLGVSKLLVVVNKMDDLTVNWSKERYDEIESKMVPFLKTSGYNVKKDVQFIPISGLLGTNMKTRLSKETCSWWDGPCLFEALDSIEVPLRDPKGPFRLPIIDKFKDMGTTVMGKVESGSVREGDSLIIMPNKAQVKVIAIFIDEDRVKYAGPGENLRVRLSGIDDEDILSGFVLSSVANPIPAVTEFYAQLQILELLENAIFTPGYKAILHIHSVVEECEIVDLLEEIDMKTKKPKKKKPLFVKNGAVIKCRIQVTNLICMEKFSDFPQLGRFTLRTEGKTIAVGKVIDAPSKKSKRSSTN from the exons ATGG GTTCCAGGGATGCCATTGAGCCAGTGCAAAAAG TGAAGGAGAAGATAGACGAACATGACGAGGTGGAAGTGAATAAGAAGAGGCACTTGAATGTTGTTTTTATTGGCCATGTGG ATGCTGGAAAGTCAACAACAGGAGGTCAAATCCTTTTCCTTAGTGGTCAGGTTGATGATCGTACAattcaaaaatatgaaaaagaaGCGAAAGACAAAAGTAGGGAGAGCTG GTATATGGCATTTATCATGGATACCAATGAAGAAGAGAGGGCTAAG GGTAAAACTATTGAAGTTGGACGAGCACATTTTGAAACTGAGACAACTCGATTTACGATCTTGGATGCACCA GGTCACAAAAGTTATGTACCAAATATGATCAGTGGTGCATCTCAGGCTGATATAGGAGTACTG GTAATATCTGCCCGGAAAGGAGAATTTGAAACAGGGTATGAAAGAGGTGGACAGACCCGTGAACATGTTCAGCTTGCAAAAACTTTGGGAGTGTCTAAACTGCTTGTTGTTGTGAATAAAATGGATGATCTTACTGTGAACTGGTCAAAAGAAAG GTATGATGAAATTGAGTCGAAGATGGTACCATTCCTTAAGACATCAGGCTACAACGTGAAGAAAG ATGTGCAGTTCATACCAATATCTGGTCTTCTTGGTACAAACATGAAAACTAGGTTGAGTAAAGAAACTTGTTCATGGTGGGATGGCCCCTGCCTTTTTGAAGCCCTTGATTCTATTGAAGTTCCTCTACGAGACCCTAAAGGTCCATTCAG GTTGCCCATCATAGATAAATTCAAGGATATGGGAACTACTGTTATGGGGAAAGTGGAATCTGGTTCAGTGCGTGAAGGGGATTCACTGATTATCATGCCAAATAAG GCTCAAGTGAAAGTTATTGCTATATTCATTGATGAAGATAGGGTCAAATATGCTGGACCTGGTGAAAATCTTCGAGTTAGGTTATCAGGTATCGACGACGAGGACATACTGTCAGGTTTTGTCTTGTCAAGTGTGG CGAATCCAATACCTGCTGTTACCGAGTTTTATGCGCAGTTGCAGATCCTTGAGTTGCTGGAAAAT GCAATCTTTACACCTGGATACAAAGCTATCCTGCATATTCACTCTGTTGTTGAGGAATGTGAGATCGTTGATCTGCTAGAGGAAATTGATATGAAGACTAAGAAacctaagaagaagaagcctcTTTTTGTGAAGAATGGTGCTGTTATTAAATGCCGGATTCAG GTGACCAACTTGATATGCATGGAGAAGTTCTCCGATTTTCCCCAACTTGGAAGGTTTACTCTTCGTACTGAAG GTAAAACTATTGCTGTGGGAAAAGTAATCGATGCTCCATCCAAGAAAAGTAAACGATCTTCGACAAACTAA
- the LOC133743611 gene encoding uncharacterized protein LOC133743611 isoform X2: MEDNGDVNLEAGNLDVENSDDKMEEVDDKMEEGDDNMEEGSRDAIEPVQKVKEKIDEHDEVEVNKKRHLNVVFIGHVDAGKSTTGGQILFLSGQVDDRTIQKYEKEAKDKSRESWYMAFIMDTNEEERAKGKTIEVGRAHFETETTRFTILDAPGHKSYVPNMISGASQADIGVLVISARKGEFETGYERGGQTREHVQLAKTLGVSKLLVVVNKMDDLTVNWSKERYDEIESKMVPFLKTSGYNVKKDVQFIPISGLLGTNMKTRLSKETCSWWDGPCLFEALDSIEVPLRDPKGPFRLPIIDKFKDMGTTVMGKVESGSVREGDSLIIMPNKAQVKVIAIFIDEDRVKYAGPGENLRVRLSGIDDEDILSGFVLSSVANPIPAVTEFYAQLQILELLENAIFTPGYKAILHIHSVVEECEIVDLLEEIDMKTKKPKKKKPLFVKNGAVIKCRIQVTNLICMEKFSDFPQLGRFTLRTEGKTIAVGKVIDAPSKKSKRSSTN; encoded by the exons ATGG AAGATAATGGGGATGTAAATCTGGAAGCTGGAAATCTGGATGTCGAGAATTCTGATGATAAGATGGAGGAAGTTGATGATAAGATGGAGGAAGGTGATGATAATATGGAGGAAG GTTCCAGGGATGCCATTGAGCCAGTGCAAAAAG TGAAGGAGAAGATAGACGAACATGACGAGGTGGAAGTGAATAAGAAGAGGCACTTGAATGTTGTTTTTATTGGCCATGTGG ATGCTGGAAAGTCAACAACAGGAGGTCAAATCCTTTTCCTTAGTGGTCAGGTTGATGATCGTACAattcaaaaatatgaaaaagaaGCGAAAGACAAAAGTAGGGAGAGCTG GTATATGGCATTTATCATGGATACCAATGAAGAAGAGAGGGCTAAG GGTAAAACTATTGAAGTTGGACGAGCACATTTTGAAACTGAGACAACTCGATTTACGATCTTGGATGCACCA GGTCACAAAAGTTATGTACCAAATATGATCAGTGGTGCATCTCAGGCTGATATAGGAGTACTG GTAATATCTGCCCGGAAAGGAGAATTTGAAACAGGGTATGAAAGAGGTGGACAGACCCGTGAACATGTTCAGCTTGCAAAAACTTTGGGAGTGTCTAAACTGCTTGTTGTTGTGAATAAAATGGATGATCTTACTGTGAACTGGTCAAAAGAAAG GTATGATGAAATTGAGTCGAAGATGGTACCATTCCTTAAGACATCAGGCTACAACGTGAAGAAAG ATGTGCAGTTCATACCAATATCTGGTCTTCTTGGTACAAACATGAAAACTAGGTTGAGTAAAGAAACTTGTTCATGGTGGGATGGCCCCTGCCTTTTTGAAGCCCTTGATTCTATTGAAGTTCCTCTACGAGACCCTAAAGGTCCATTCAG GTTGCCCATCATAGATAAATTCAAGGATATGGGAACTACTGTTATGGGGAAAGTGGAATCTGGTTCAGTGCGTGAAGGGGATTCACTGATTATCATGCCAAATAAG GCTCAAGTGAAAGTTATTGCTATATTCATTGATGAAGATAGGGTCAAATATGCTGGACCTGGTGAAAATCTTCGAGTTAGGTTATCAGGTATCGACGACGAGGACATACTGTCAGGTTTTGTCTTGTCAAGTGTGG CGAATCCAATACCTGCTGTTACCGAGTTTTATGCGCAGTTGCAGATCCTTGAGTTGCTGGAAAAT GCAATCTTTACACCTGGATACAAAGCTATCCTGCATATTCACTCTGTTGTTGAGGAATGTGAGATCGTTGATCTGCTAGAGGAAATTGATATGAAGACTAAGAAacctaagaagaagaagcctcTTTTTGTGAAGAATGGTGCTGTTATTAAATGCCGGATTCAG GTGACCAACTTGATATGCATGGAGAAGTTCTCCGATTTTCCCCAACTTGGAAGGTTTACTCTTCGTACTGAAG GTAAAACTATTGCTGTGGGAAAAGTAATCGATGCTCCATCCAAGAAAAGTAAACGATCTTCGACAAACTAA
- the LOC133706733 gene encoding ABC transporter A family member 11-like: MTSLTGFPLLLQQFKALFNKNLLLAWRNKTATFLQLLSPLFFIFLIFCFQKAYDAQTQSSTAYRSVTDPQPLVSLPIPPCEEKFSIKTPCYDFVWSGDQSPRIQSVVDAIMANNPGRPIPATKVKSFRTPAEVDEWLYKNPLYCAGALHFVERNATVISYGLQTNSTSVEKQGKTEDPTFKFQIPLQIAAEREIARFKI; this comes from the exons ATGACTTCACTGACCGGTTTTCCGCTACTGCTGCAACAATTCAAGGCTCTGTTCAACAAGAACCTCCTCCTCGCATGGCGCAACAAGACCGCCACCTTTCTCCAGCTCCTCTCTCCCTtattcttcatcttcctcatcttctGCTTCCAGAAGGCCTACGACGCTCAGACTCAGTCTTCCACTGCGTACCGGAGCGTCACCGATCCTCAGCCGCTGGTTTCGCTTCCGATCCCGCCCTGCGAGGAAAAGTTCTCTATCAAAACGCCGTGCTATGATTTCGTGTGGAGCGGAGATCAGAGCCCTAGGATTCAGAGCGTTGTCGATGCCATCATGGCTAATAATCCCGGAAGGCCAATCCCGGCGACAAAG GTTAAATCGTTTAGAACCCCGGCTGAAGTAGATGAATGGCTGTATAAGAATCCTTTGTATTGCGCAGGAGCTTTGCATTTTGTGGAAAGAAATGCCACTGTGATTAGCTATGGCCTGCAGACTAATTCTACTTCTGTTGAAAAACAAGGGAAAACTGAGGATCccacattcaaatttcaaattccacTTCAGATTGCTGCGGAGCGTGAGATTGCTAG ATTCAAAATTTAG
- the LOC133745091 gene encoding loganic acid O-methyltransferase-like encodes MNGGDGKYSYSYSVHSFNQAQQKQPKSAEIQVYFSDLVSNDFIHLFARLPQDRQYFAAGVPGSFHGRLFPKASLDFVYSQCAFQWLSRVPPELLDSNSPAFNKGRIMYGNSASEVGQAFSDQYAKDMQSFFDARAQELAPGGLLLFLIPGRPDGTVPAQHSFHPLFEPMESSLSDMVNEGLISGDKLDSFNLPIYSPSMEELRKIIENSDCFDVLRLEIQLPERATPLRSEHARSGFEKILIKHFGTEIIEPLFDRYSKKVKGRSPITSCDGMAVGLFVLLKRNP; translated from the exons ATGAATGGTGGGGATGGAAAGTACAGCTACAGCTACTCTGTTCACTCTTTTAATCAG GCCCAACAGAAACAACCTAAGTCAGCAGAAATTCAAGTTTACTTTAGTGATTTGGTGTCAAATGATTTCATTCATCTCTTTGCCCGTCTCCCGCAAGATAGGCAATATTTTGCGGCTGGAGTTCCGGGATCTTTTCATGGAAGATTGTTTCCTAAAGCCTCCCTAGATTTTGTTTACTCTCAATGTGCTTTCCAATGGCTTTCTAGGGTACCACCGGAGTTACTTGACTCCAACTCACCTGCATTTAACAAGGGGAGGATTATGTATGGAAATTCGGCTAGTGAAGTTGGTCAGGCATTTTCGGATCAGTATGCCAAGGACATGCAGTCTTTTTTTGATGCTCGAGCCCAAGAGCTTGCTCCTGGAGGGTTATTGTTGTTCTTGATTCCAGGGCGTCCAGATGGAACTGTTCCGGCACAACATTCCTTTCATCCGCTTTTTGAACCCATGGAGTCTAGTCTATCCGATATGGTTAATgag GGTTTAATAAGTGGAGATAAACTTGACTCTTTCAACTTGCCTATCTACTCTCCATCCATGGAAGAGCTAAGGAAGATAATAGAAAACAGCGACTGCTTTGATGTATTAAGGTTGGAGATCCAATTACCTGAGAGGGCAACCCCTTTGCGCAGTGAGCATGCCAGATCAGGCTTTGAGAAAATTCTCATCAAACACTTTGGGACTGAAATTATAGAACCACTTTTCGATCGATACTCCAAGAAAGTAAAAGGTCGTTCTCCCATTACTTCTTGTGATGGTATGGCTGTTGGATTGTTCGTCCTTCTCAAGCGCAATCCTTAA
- the LOC133743611 gene encoding uncharacterized protein LOC133743611 isoform X1 yields MDIEEEIRSLQLDSAEDNGDVNLEAGNLDVENSDDKMEEVDDKMEEGDDNMEEGSRDAIEPVQKVKEKIDEHDEVEVNKKRHLNVVFIGHVDAGKSTTGGQILFLSGQVDDRTIQKYEKEAKDKSRESWYMAFIMDTNEEERAKGKTIEVGRAHFETETTRFTILDAPGHKSYVPNMISGASQADIGVLVISARKGEFETGYERGGQTREHVQLAKTLGVSKLLVVVNKMDDLTVNWSKERYDEIESKMVPFLKTSGYNVKKDVQFIPISGLLGTNMKTRLSKETCSWWDGPCLFEALDSIEVPLRDPKGPFRLPIIDKFKDMGTTVMGKVESGSVREGDSLIIMPNKAQVKVIAIFIDEDRVKYAGPGENLRVRLSGIDDEDILSGFVLSSVANPIPAVTEFYAQLQILELLENAIFTPGYKAILHIHSVVEECEIVDLLEEIDMKTKKPKKKKPLFVKNGAVIKCRIQVTNLICMEKFSDFPQLGRFTLRTEGKTIAVGKVIDAPSKKSKRSSTN; encoded by the exons ATGG ATATTGAAGAGGAAATCCGGTCGCTGCAGCTGGATTCAGCAG AAGATAATGGGGATGTAAATCTGGAAGCTGGAAATCTGGATGTCGAGAATTCTGATGATAAGATGGAGGAAGTTGATGATAAGATGGAGGAAGGTGATGATAATATGGAGGAAG GTTCCAGGGATGCCATTGAGCCAGTGCAAAAAG TGAAGGAGAAGATAGACGAACATGACGAGGTGGAAGTGAATAAGAAGAGGCACTTGAATGTTGTTTTTATTGGCCATGTGG ATGCTGGAAAGTCAACAACAGGAGGTCAAATCCTTTTCCTTAGTGGTCAGGTTGATGATCGTACAattcaaaaatatgaaaaagaaGCGAAAGACAAAAGTAGGGAGAGCTG GTATATGGCATTTATCATGGATACCAATGAAGAAGAGAGGGCTAAG GGTAAAACTATTGAAGTTGGACGAGCACATTTTGAAACTGAGACAACTCGATTTACGATCTTGGATGCACCA GGTCACAAAAGTTATGTACCAAATATGATCAGTGGTGCATCTCAGGCTGATATAGGAGTACTG GTAATATCTGCCCGGAAAGGAGAATTTGAAACAGGGTATGAAAGAGGTGGACAGACCCGTGAACATGTTCAGCTTGCAAAAACTTTGGGAGTGTCTAAACTGCTTGTTGTTGTGAATAAAATGGATGATCTTACTGTGAACTGGTCAAAAGAAAG GTATGATGAAATTGAGTCGAAGATGGTACCATTCCTTAAGACATCAGGCTACAACGTGAAGAAAG ATGTGCAGTTCATACCAATATCTGGTCTTCTTGGTACAAACATGAAAACTAGGTTGAGTAAAGAAACTTGTTCATGGTGGGATGGCCCCTGCCTTTTTGAAGCCCTTGATTCTATTGAAGTTCCTCTACGAGACCCTAAAGGTCCATTCAG GTTGCCCATCATAGATAAATTCAAGGATATGGGAACTACTGTTATGGGGAAAGTGGAATCTGGTTCAGTGCGTGAAGGGGATTCACTGATTATCATGCCAAATAAG GCTCAAGTGAAAGTTATTGCTATATTCATTGATGAAGATAGGGTCAAATATGCTGGACCTGGTGAAAATCTTCGAGTTAGGTTATCAGGTATCGACGACGAGGACATACTGTCAGGTTTTGTCTTGTCAAGTGTGG CGAATCCAATACCTGCTGTTACCGAGTTTTATGCGCAGTTGCAGATCCTTGAGTTGCTGGAAAAT GCAATCTTTACACCTGGATACAAAGCTATCCTGCATATTCACTCTGTTGTTGAGGAATGTGAGATCGTTGATCTGCTAGAGGAAATTGATATGAAGACTAAGAAacctaagaagaagaagcctcTTTTTGTGAAGAATGGTGCTGTTATTAAATGCCGGATTCAG GTGACCAACTTGATATGCATGGAGAAGTTCTCCGATTTTCCCCAACTTGGAAGGTTTACTCTTCGTACTGAAG GTAAAACTATTGCTGTGGGAAAAGTAATCGATGCTCCATCCAAGAAAAGTAAACGATCTTCGACAAACTAA
- the LOC133706734 gene encoding ABC transporter A family member 2-like, translating into MTSLTGFPLLLQQFKALFNKNLLLAWRNKTATFLQLLSPLFFIFLIFCFQKAYDAQTQSSTAYRSVTDPQPLVSLPIPPCEEKFSIKTPCYDFVWSGDQSPRIQSVVDAIMANNPGRPIPATKVKSFRTPAEVDEWLYKNPLYCAGALHFVERNATVISYGLQTNSTSVEKQGKTEDPTFKFQIPLQIAAEREIARSLIGDSKFSWVVAFKEFAHPAMERPSAMDNIGPRFFFAAAMFGFVFQMTSLITEKELKLRQAMTMMGLYDSAYWFSWLAWEGIITLLSALFTVLFGMMFRFNFFLNNSFAVLFLVFYLFQLNMIGFAFMLSAFIKKSSSTTTVGFSTFIIGFLIQLATSNNYPSISRTKRNLWSLFPPKLLSQALYILSEATSTPKKTGISWSRRANCGPGDENCVITINDIYIWLVATFFLWFVLAIYFDNIIPNVSGVRKSVFYFLKPGYWTGKSGNKVEERGICSCIGSLPPLEHITPQDEDVLEEENIVKEQTKEGTVGPNLAVQIRGLVKTYPGKRHGCCCSKRTSPYHALKGLWVNFAKDQLFCLLGPNGAGKTTAINCLTGITPVTGGDVLIYGNSARSSVGMANIRKMIGVCPQFDILWDALSGQEHLHIFASIKGLPPASIKLDTMKSLEEVKLTDAAKMRAGSYSGGMKRRLSVAIALIGDPKLVILDEPTTGMDPISRRHVWDIIEDAKKGRAIVLTTHSMEEADILGDRIGIMAKGRLRCIGTSIRLKSRFGTGFIANVRFKESTNGDEVATSNHEAVKQLFKYRLDVSPKEETTAYLTFVIPHNREGILAKFFAELQDQEDEFGIADIQLGLATLEEVFLNIARRAELESATAEGRLVTLTLTSGVLVQIPTGARFVGIPGTVSSENPNGLMVEVFWEQDESGALCISDHSHETPIPPNIAVEPMPPSISPQNLFGRSKPVNGIVLDSDQITSSFGLNGHRGSW; encoded by the exons ATGACTTCACTGACCGGTTTTCCGCTACTGCTGCAACAATTCAAGGCTCTGTTCAACAAGAACCTCCTCCTCGCATGGCGCAACAAGACCGCCACCTTTCTCCAGCTCCTCTCTCCCTtattcttcatcttcctcatcttctGCTTCCAGAAGGCCTACGACGCTCAGACTCAGTCTTCCACTGCGTACCGGAGCGTCACCGATCCTCAGCCGCTGGTTTCGCTTCCGATCCCGCCCTGCGAGGAAAAGTTCTCTATCAAAACGCCGTGCTATGATTTCGTGTGGAGCGGAGATCAGAGCCCTAGGATTCAGAGCGTTGTCGATGCCATCATGGCTAATAATCCCGGAAGGCCAATCCCGGCGACAAAG GTTAAATCGTTTAGAACCCCGGCTGAAGTAGATGAATGGCTGTATAAGAATCCTTTGTATTGCGCAGGAGCTTTGCATTTTGTGGAAAGAAATGCCACTGTGATTAGCTATGGCCTGCAGACTAATTCTACTTCTGTTGAAAAACAAGGGAAAACTGAGGATCccacattcaaatttcaaattccacTTCAGATTGCTGCGGAGCGTGAGATTGCTAGGTCTCTAATTGGAG ATTCAAAATTTAGCTGGGTTGTTGCATTCAAGGAATTTGCACACCCTGCAATGGAGAGGCCTTCTGCAATGGATAACATAGGACCAAGGTTTTTTTTCGCAGCTGCCATGTTTGGTTTTGTCTTTCAAATGACTTCTTTGATCACAGAGAAAGAACTTAAGCTGCGACAG GCAATGACAATGATGGGCCTTTACGATAGTGCATACTGGTTCTCATGGCTTGCATGGGAGGGAATTATTACACTACTCTCAGCTCTTTTCACAGTACTCTTTGGAATGATGTTTCggtttaattttttcttaaacAACAGCTTTGCAGTCTTATTCCTTGTTTTCTATCTTTTCCAACTCAATATG ATTGGTTTTGCCTTTATGTTATCGGCCTTCATAAAAAAGTCATCTTCAACCACAACTGTCGGTTTCTCCACTTTTATCATTGGCTTTTTAATCCAG CTGGCTACATCAAACAACTATCCAAGCATTTCTAGGACTAAGAGAAACTTGTGGTCTCTATTTCCACCTAAACTTCTTTCCCAGGCTCTATATATACTCAGTGAGGCGACATCCACTCCTAAAAAGACTGGCATTAGCTGGAGTAGAAGGGCAAACTGCGGACCAGGGGATGAAAATTGTGTTATAACAATT AATGACATTTATATATGGCTGGTGGCTACATTCTTCCTCTGGTTCGTATTGGCTATATACTTCGATAATATCATCCCAAATGTATCTGGTGTGAGAAAATCAGTTTTTTACTTTCTGAAGCCAGGATACTGGACAGGGAAAAGTGGAAACAAAGTGGAAG AGCGTGGCATTTGTAGTTGCATAGGTTCACTTCCACCACTGGAGCATATTACTCCACAAGATGAAGATGTCCTTGAAGAGGAGAACATTGTTAAAGAGCAAACTAAGGAAGGCACGGTTGGTCCAAACCTTGCAGTTCAGATACGTGGCCTTGTAAAAACATATCCTGGCAAAAGACATGGTTGCTGCTGTAGCAAGAGGACGTCACCATACCATGCTCTCAAG GGGTTATGGGTCAACTTTGCAAAGGATCAGTTATTTTGTCTACTTGGACCCAATGGAGCTGGGAAAACCACAGCAATAAATTGTTTAACCGGCATCACACCAGTGACTGGAGGAGATG TGTTGATCTATGGAAATTCTGCCCGAAGCTCTGTCGGCATGGCAAACATTCGAAAAATGATAGGAGTTTGTCCACAG TTTGATATTCTTTGGGATGCATTGTCTGGGCAAGAGCATCTTCACATATTCGCTAGTATCAAAGGCCTTCCTCCAGCATCAATAAAATTG GATACTATGAAGTCACTGGAAGAGGTGAAACTGACTGATGCAGCCAAAATGAGAGCTGGTAGTTACAGTGGAGGAATGAAGCGTCGCTTGAGTGTTGCAATAGCCCTTATTGGTGATCCGAAGTTAGTTATCCTAGATGAACCG ACAACTGGTATGGATCCAATATCTAGAAGACATGTATGGGACATCATAGAGGATGCAAAGAAAGGTCGTGCAATCGTCCTGACCACTCACTCAATGGAAGAAGCTGACATATTAGGTGACCGGATAGGAATTATGGCAAAGGGTAGGCTCCGCTGCATTGGAACTTCAATCAGGCTGAAGTCACGATTTGGGACTGGTTTCATTGCTAATGTGAGATTCAAAGAAAGCACCAATGGGGATGAAGTTGCAACATCAAATCACGAAGCTGTGAAGCAGTTATTTAAATAT CGTTTGGATGTTTCACCAAAAGAAGAGACTACAGCCTATCTGACTTTTGTGATTCCTCATAATCGAGAGGGAATTTTGGCG AAATTTTTCGCGGAACTtcaagatcaagaagatgaatTTGGCATAGCAGACATTCAACTTGGACTTGCAACTCTTGAAGAAGTTTTCCTAAATATCGCAAGGCGGGCAGAGCTAGAAAGTGCCACAGCTGAGGGGAGGTTGGTTACTCTCACTTTAACATCTGGGGTATTGGTTCAG ATTCCTACGGGAGCTAGGTTTGTTGGGATTCCGGGAACAGTCTCTTCTGAGAATCCAAACGGGCTTATGGTAGAAGTTTTTTGGGAGCAAGATGAATCTGGTGCACTTTGCATATCTGACCACTCACATGAAACCCCAATACCTCCTAATATTGCAGTTGAACCAATGCCACCTTCAATTTCGCCCCAAAATTTGTTTGGCCGTTCCAAACCAGTAAACGGCATTGTGCTCGACTCCGACCAAATCACTAGTTCTTTCGGTCTAAATGGTCATAGGGGTAGTTGGTAA